AGTCCATAAGAAATTCCGGCACTTTTTATCTAAGCTGTGGAGAAGAGATTTTGGCCACCGATAAACCATCATCGAATGAATAACAGAACTCTGAATAACCGATCGAATCAGACAGAGCCTTCCAGCGATAGAGAGCTGCAACCCTTTCCAGCGAGAAAACTTCTGAATAATTCTATCATAAATGCTGGTAAAATAAGAAGCACGAGAGCGCCCCGCAAAGATTGGGACGCCAAGATAAGTAACGGGAAGGCATCCCACAGCAAACCCAAGTTCCCGGGTAATATTACGACGCATGGCAGCAGCAACCCCCGAACCAAAGAAGACATGAGACTTCTCGACGCTGCAAACTTGACCAGACAAGCTCCCATAATAATCAAGAATCTCCTTGATTTTACGCGCATTCTTCTGAGAagctttacaaaaaataaagatatcATCCGCATAAAGCAAGTGAGTAGGGAAGTTACACGTCCTACTGAAGCTCATCGGCTGGAGATGACGAGAATTCACACAATTGATGAAAAGATGACTGAGAACATCTTCAGCAATGCCAAACAGAATGGGGGATAGAGGATCCCCTTGACGAACACCCCGAGAGCAAGCAAAGTAACCGCTAAGATTCCCATTATAAAGAATAGAAATTCTAGCCGAAGAAAAGATAATGGAAATCCACCTAATAAAATTCTCATGGAAGTTATTAGCACGAAGAACCTGCAGAATAAACCCCCAACTCATCGTATCAAAAGCTTTGCGAATATCCACCTTGCAAGCAATGTTCGAACCACGGCCCGATCTATTCATACAATTAAAACCCTCAGAACCCAACACAATACAATCATGAATAGATCTTTCTTTGATGAAACCGAACTGGTTCTGAGAGACCCCCTCCGCAGCCACCAAACTGAGACGAGTTGCCAAAATCttggaaataattttgaaaaagaaattggaCAAGATGATAGGTCGAAGATCAGCCACAGTCTCCACAACATCTTTTTTAGGAATCAAAATCAAAGTGCTCGCATTGCAGCCCGCCGGGAGATAAGAATGCAAAAAGAAAGCCCTAACCGCATTAACGATATCCACTTTAATCGTAGACCAGCAGCTCTGAAAGAAGCGCCCAGAGAAACCATCCGGACCCGGAGAACTGTTAGCATCCATACTGAACACCGAAGCAGAAATCTCATCCTCAAGGGGAATACTCGTGAGATGGCGGTTCTGCAACTCTGAAACCCAGGGATCAATATTCGCCTCCAACTCAGTAAGATCCACCGAAGTCTGTCTATCCTCAGTAAACAGGGATGAGAAAAAATCCGTAACATGCGTCTTGATAACATCCGGATCATGCACAACTACCCCATCAATTTTCAAGTGGCCAATCGAAAAACCCCGGTTTCGGAACTTAATCATATTGTGAAAAAAAGTCGTATTCCTGTCCCCATCAACAAGCCAATTCATACGACTTTTCTGCTGAAGCATACTATTTTTCCTAGAAAGGAGCACATTAATTTTAGCCTGAGCCGACACCTCCTCATCAAATAAATCGTCCGTATATCCTGATTCAGCAATATGAGCTTGGATATCTAAAAGATCCTGCTGATTCTCCTGAATGGCAGTATCGACATTACCAAAAACCATCTTATTCCAAGAGCGAATCACCCCACGAAGACGGCGCAATTTAAACATAACCCGAAAAATAGGGCAGTGAGCGTCAACATGATCATTCCACGACGTAGCGACCATGCTTTGGAAATCCGGGTGAAGAACCCACATATTGAGAAACTTGAAATGACGCTTACCAGTAGGCATGGCAAGCTTACATTGTAACACCAACGGAGAGTGATCCGAAGAAATTCTAGGAAGAGCGTGAGAATTAATGGAGTCCCACATATCCGCGAACCCATCAGAGATCAGCGCTCTATCAAGCACAAATTCCACATGCCTAGGCAAAAAACGACGACCCGACCAAGTGAAGCGCAGGCCAGAAGTGGTGGGCTCGCCAAAACCAGAAGCTTCAATGAACTCACAGAAATCCTGACAAGCGCGTCTGCACGGGAGAACCGAACTAATCCTCTCATTAGCtcctttcaccgcattaaaatccCCAATAAACACAGTATTTCTGCTAATAACCGAGAGTAAATCAGCCCACAAAATACGACGCTCCCCAGCATCATTCGAACCATGAATAACAGCAACGCGGAAATTACGGTTCTGCCAAAAACAATCCACCACAACAGCCTGAGAAGAGGAGAAGACAACACTAGTCTGGACCGAAGGATGTGTCAAAAACCAAATATTAGAACGACGAGGCAGCCTGCAATTCTGATGACAAGGAACCATGTTCAAAGATAACCAAAAATTCTGCTGGATTTTTCGAAATTTAGATTTCGGCTCAATAATACCCAGCACAATAGGGGCAAAGGAATGACAATACTCCTTCATCAAACGCTTAGACTCGTCCGTAAGGCCCCGGACGTTCCAAACGAGAATATTCATCAAAACGTGGAAGAATGCGTGGACTGGTGCTCAGCCAGCTCCACTTCGTCAGCCCAACGTTTATTAGCAACAGAATCCATCACCCGCAGACTCTCGCGATTGCTGCGATCAACCACATAAGGGTTTGGCTTGTGCCCCGAATCCGCCGACTTCCTAAGCCGCTGCTTGATACTTTCTTCCTGTTGTTTTAGAGAAATGTTGTGATTGCGCACCACCTGGACCTGCTCATGCTTCGGAGGCCTCCCACGACCCCGTTTCCCCGTGGTTTCGGTACTGGTCTGCCCCAAATTTTTTTGCAAACGATCAATTTTTATTTGGTTATCCAAGGCCGCCACCTTTTTAGCATTAGCCTCCGCTGTCATAGGCTTAATCATCTGCGCTTCACCAGAACCCAACGGCGTCTGCACTCCAGCGGAGTCTTGCTGTCCCCCCGGATGGGCCCGCTGATTCTGCTCGATGCTCACATCTCATGACGAATGCTACCCATTAACCACCGGCGAACCAAACTGCCCAGAATCAGCCTTCGAACTTCCATCAAGCACCTGGTGTGCATGTTCAGCCTTCATGTTCAGCGTTGGATCTTGCTCATGCTGGTGTTTAATCGCGGAATGAAGCTCACCAATCTGCCTCTGCTCAGCCACGGAAGAACGCATCATACTCGAGTCTGATGGTGACTGTCTAGCAGCCTCCGGACTTTCCCCAAACACTTGGCGTGCCGGACTGCTCTGCTGCTGTTGCCTTTCGCCCCCATCAGCAATCACATTGCCAGCAGACCCATGAGCAAATTCCTCATCCTCCGAATCCACATCCTCCACCACACCTTCCCTGAAAGCCTCAAAGTCAAAGCAGTCTCAGGGTCATTGCGAAACGTAGCATTTTGCGGCTTGTTCTCCGACTCTGGCCGAGTAAACTTGTCCAACCGATCCGGACCAGGCAAATGTTCCGGTTGTTCATCATCTAACACCTGAAACGAGTTTTGAGACCGTCGACTATTAACAATTTGCCAATCCTTATTAGCAAGAGTTTTCTTCTTATCAGGAAGCTTCTGTTCCTTATTCTCTACCAGTTTATTAGTAGCTTTATTACCAGAATTCCCCTTCAACACTTTACGACATTTATCAGCAGAATGTCCCACCATTTTGCAACGAGGACAAAACAACGGAAAGTTTTCAAAACTGAACTCCACCGAAAAGGAGCAATCACCACCGTCCACAATTAAAGTTTCAGGGATATGTTGCGTTAAATCCATCTCAACCAGCACACGCACAAAATGACCAACCTCATCGCTTAAAGAAGCCGCACCAGTTCGGAGGGGCTGCCCCAGAATCCCCGCGATACCCGCAATAATTTCTGGATGCCAATACTCAACCGGTAAGTAGTAAATTCGGACCCAAATCTGAGCAAACGAAGACGACGCTTTATAGGGATTGAAATTCCGCACCCACTCACGAATCAGCAACTGCCCCGAAGCAAGTTCCCAGCCCGATCTCTCCATGGCCAGAATTTTATCTTCGTTCGTCTAGAATTTGATAGTATAGAAACCCTTACCCATAGGCATAAGGGTCCACGGATCTTTCGGCCTCCAGATTCCTTGCAATTCAGCCTTAAGCTCCAGAGAAGTTCGAGGTTTCTCTCCTTTATTAAGAAGGTGCCTTCCAATAAGAGAAAATTTGAAGTTGGAGACCTGTTGCATGTAAAGATCACGAGGGATAGCGATCGACGCCGACTCCCCATGTTTGATCGCTTTCAGGGCATGAAATCTGTGGAGAGGGATGTCCGGCTTGCGCGCAGGCCTTGGAGCAACCTTATCAGCATAAGAGGCCTTCGGCAACTTAGTCACGTTGGTATCATGTAGATCATCGGGACGTGCATCGCTCGTCAAGGGCTTCTGCCCCTTCAACCCTTGGTTTTCCATGTTACGAATCTGATTCTCAAGATCACCAGACGGCGTAGTAGGGACTCTCTGGTGTTCCACCATCATCCCAGAAGAATTAGTTGCGGTTGACGTCGATTTCGTATTATGAGAATTCGCTCCCCCGGAGCCGGGAGAGCTTTTGTTGCCATCGAAATTGGAAGAGACCGGTGGCAGATTGAGCCCACCCCTATCAAGAACCGGGATAGGGCCGCCAGAATCCATCGCCGGCGAAAGGGAGGCGGCGCAGAAACTAGGGTTGTGTGGAAACGGTGAGAGCTAGGGTTTTCGTCATCTCCTCCTTTCGTGTTAGTGCTATTTCtatatagtgtcattttaagaataatatagtgttatttttagggttaattgcctttaaatccttaaactatagtcacTTTTTgtttttccctcaatctttgcACTTCCCATAAAAATTCACCAACTATTGATTTTTCCCAATTTTCCCATGACGGATTTTCCAGCCAAATCAGTACACACGTGGAATCTGAATTATCGGCTCTTTTGCTGCAGCAAAGAGACTTGGCGGTCCAACATAATCCCAAGCGAGGTTTGAAGCTGAACCTTTTGCTCCACTAACTACTCTGTAAAACCCATAGAGTCCATGCGACTCTGAATGTCCGAGAGCTAAGAAAGGAGATCCTCAATGCTTCTATTAAAATTCCCAAAAACCGACTTGTTCCAACTCCTCATCTCATGGCGAAGACGTTTCACTTATGTATCACTCTGACCAAAGGCCAGCGCACATCAACCGGAGTATCCCAAGAGTGAGACACCATTGGGAGAAAGTCACTATGCTCAATCCACATGTTAAGGAACCTGAAAGGACGCCTACTCAAAGTGGAGGGTTGAGACAAACAACGAAGCACCAGAGGAGTATGGTCAGAACCCACACAAGGAAGAACCAAATAATTCACAGAATGACAAGAATCCAAAAATGAATCAGAGCACAATACACGATCCAAAACAGATTCAACCGGGGACGACGCCTGTCCGTCCAAGTAAAGAACGAACTAGAGGAAGGCAGCTTGAGCCCACAAAGAAGTATCAATAAAATGGCGAAATTCCCGGCAAGCAATGGCCGAAGGGTTACTTTATCCCCAACACTCGTGAGCCCCTAAAATGGAATTAAAGTCCCCCGTGAAGAAGGTGTCACCATTAATGTACGCCGCAAGCTCAGACCATAAAGACCGGCGCGTAATATAATCACAATTCGCATGGACAAAAGCCGCTGTGAAGGTCCTGGCAGCAAAGCCAAAAGAAATCACCACCACCTAATCCGAGGAGTGAAGAACCTGAGCAGTCGTAGTAGAGGCTGAGAAAATCCAAATATTAAAGGACATAGAGTGACGAACATTTTGACGGACCATAACTATATTCATCGAATGCCAAAGATAAGCTAGAACGTTATCAAAATTAGTTTTAGGTTCAAAAACACCAAAGATGATCGGCTTGTATTCGAAGCAATATCGCCGAAGTAAACTCTGAACCGTGGGAGCCACCCCACAAATATTCCATGATaagtgatgcgtcttcgacttttgggccatttggccctttttcttttcttttatgtttatATGAGTCGTCTAGGGGAGAAAATATGTATTTTGGAGGGGAAGTGTAACAGCCATGAATTCTCGGGAGAAGATGAAATGGGCTATGTGACGGGACTACTAAGCTTTACTTGATTAAAATGGATAATGTGCCCTGAGGGTTGGGCATCATCTCATTAATAGAAAGATATGCCATATTTAAATGATAACAAATATGACATTATAACATAATTATTCTCCCTATCAGGATCGGAAGTTCGAAGGTCTGAGACCAAGACAACGTCTCATACTAAGCATATAATATATGCGGAAAACAGTCGCTAGAAAAGTGATGGAGagtgaaattcatatttaaaatatgaataaaagtattaaCATAGTTAGGCATCAGGTAATATTCACTAAGTGAATTTATTTCAGCGGAAGTAAACATAGTATTTCTTCAAAATCCACAGAAACAACCCTTCCTCAGCCTCTCCTGTCACCACCAGCTGCTCAAtctgcaaaaggttttgaaaacatTTGCAGGGTtgagtactagtgtactcaGTGGGTTGGGCCTTTTAAAATCATTTGGAAGCCATATACTGAAAGATAATTCATGCTTTAAACGGTATAACACAGAATGTTTTTAAAGCGTGTCATTCCATGCATACTAAAATAATCTGAGCTCATCTTTTCCTGGCTCATCTATTGGGCGTGCTATCTACAACTGGTTGTCATCGAATCTTTCGAGACAACAAGTTCTGGTGTACGTACACAATTCTGGTTAGCAGAGCTAACAAAGTTCTAGTTGGCGAAGCCAACAATGTTCTGGTAGAAGCAATAACCAATAGAGAGCAAAAATATTTTAAGCATGAACCATTcactttaacatttcataaaAGTGAGCTTGTTAGCTCAAACATACATTTTGTAAATAAAGCCTCACCTGATTTGGAGACAATCCAAATAATTTAACTGAGCTGATCGGGTTCCTAAGTATCCTCTTCTGTAGGTCCTACAAGATAAGTTCTCAACTTAAACTCATAGTTCTAACATAAACCTTAATCTTATAGTGAAACGCTTAATATtatatgattcacttagccgggttttcaaaatttaataaataattgaaaactagattcttgagttaagaacaccaacaatatccttactcatttttccttaataattgattttataaatcaaaccaattaaatcataaatgattTTATTAGCGAaatatataatgcaaatcatttcatgctcaactcatataataagtaattgtACTTAAtatatgtaacaccccaaatatttataatattattttttcttgtatagcttattatttttagataattacatgatacatatagatatgcgtCAATAAattttatctagattattattattattattattat
The genomic region above belongs to Salvia miltiorrhiza cultivar Shanhuang (shh) chromosome 5, IMPLAD_Smil_shh, whole genome shotgun sequence and contains:
- the LOC131025903 gene encoding uncharacterized protein LOC131025903, encoding MVPCHQNCRLPRRSNIWFLTHPSVQTSVVFSSSQAVVVDCFWQNRNFRVAVIHGSNDAGERRILWADLLSVISRNTVFIGDFNAVKGANERISSVLPCRRACQDFCEFIEASGFGEPTTSGLRFTWSGRRFLPRHVEFVLDRALISDGFADMWDSINSHALPRISSDHSPLVLQCKLAMPTGKRHFKFLNMWVLHPDFQSMVATSWNDHVDAHCPIFRVMFKLRRLRGVIRSWNKMVFGNVDTAIQENQQDLLDIQAHIAESGYTDDLFDEEVSAQAKINVLLSRKNSMLQQKSRMNWLVDGDRNTTFFHNMIKFRNRGFSIGHLKIDGVVVHDPDVIKTHVTDFFSSLFTEDRQTSVDLTELEANIDPWVSELQNRHLTSIPLEDEISASVFSMDANSSPGPDGFSGRFFQSCWSTIKVDIVNAVRAFFLHSYLPAGCNASTLILIPKKDVVETVADLRPIILSNFFFKIISKILATRLSLVAAEGVSQNQFGFIKERSIHDCIVLGSEGFNCMNRSGRGSNIACKVDIRKAFDTMSWGFILQVLRANNFHENFIRWISIIFSSARISILYNGNLSGYFACSRGVRQGDPLSPILFGIAEDVLSHLFINCVNSRHLQPMSFSRTCNFPTHLLYADDIFIFCKASQKNARKIKEILDYYGSLSGQVCSVEKSHVFFGSGVAAAMRRNITRELGFAVGCLPVTYLGVPIFAGRSRASYFTSIYDRIIQKFSRWKGLQLSIAGRLCLIRSVIQSSVIHSMMVYRWPKSLLHSLDKKCRNFLWTGRIDQRPSCPVGWSRVCAIRQEGGLGIRDFSLMNKSFMMKLAWKCIKGTDFAFSILRMRYLTSFGHAKSSLVSSPVWTSIRENVSELVENSYSFIGDGSSTYFWLDDWLGYKLVDKLQVPHFMHDFLHQSVADYYFEGAWHFSEDFFIQFPDTVCDILLLPIGESEDLKFWKHSVTGDVTAALAYSRICHSFPKVRWGDWIWENYIPVRRSIVCWRIIQNRLPTLDVLIRQGTLGPNRCSLCGAAEETLSHLFWECSVVRPIWMDFLGWFQQGDFKHCLDIHSFLVLAWNAKFSSQVNSFWKLGVLSLLWRIWEGRNRVVFNDESFDPRAVMSFVKVAFKELDAFSFKIGSVSNSWQDYLITRSLGVVSRSSPPPLMIEVYWWPPVGQWIKVNTDGSAAGSPGAIAAGAVFRDKFGWVRGCFHLKCGRGYAFEAELYAVITAIAIAHARGWMFLWIEADSMYVVNLLSSRARDVPWRFVASWNRTLNLLMDMQIMVSHIYREGNAAADIMANLDRSEGWWPHAIDDVKKAVALDMATHSFVRIRG